The nucleotide window AGACGTTTAACTCAAAATTCCCTTGTGAGGCAGCAAAGGCGATTGTTGCGTCATTGCCAACAACTTGTGTGACAACCATTGTTAATGCCTCACTTTGTGTTGGATTGACTTTACCAGGCATAATCGATGAGCCAGGCTCGTTTTCTGGAATCGTAATTTCTCCAATACCTGAGCGAGGTCCACTTGCTAGCCAGCGTACATCGTTGGCGATTTTCATTAAATCGACAGCTAGTGCCTTTAATGCGCCATGTGCAACAACAGCCTCGTCATGGCTTGTTAATGCATGAAATTTATTCGGTGCTGATATGAACGCTTTATTCGTTAATTGGCTAATTTCTGCTGCTACACGTTCGCCGAATTCAGGGTGTGCATTAATTCCTGTACCAACAGCTGTACCGCCAATTGCTAGCTCTTTCATATATTCAATATTGTGCTGAATCATGCGTTCAGATTTCTCAAGCATGGCAACCCAGCCGCTGATTTCTTGACCTAGTGTTAAAGGTGTAGCATCTTGTAAATGTGTACGTCCAATTTTAATGATGTCTTTAAATTGCTCTGCTTTATTTGCAAATGTCTCCTTTAAAAGACGTAAGCGAGGTAATAAATAATCCTCTACCTTCAAGACAGCTGCGATATGCAATGCTGTAGGAAACGTGTCATTCGAGCTTTGCGATTTATTGACATCGTCATTTGGATGGATAATAGCTCCTTCGCCAACTTCTTGCAAAATCTGGTTTGCTCGGTTAGCAATCACTTCATTGACATTCATATTTGTTTGTGTACCACTACCTGTTTGCCATACAACAAGAGGGAATTGGTCATCCCATTGCCCATATAAAATTTCGTCAGCTACTTGTCGAATCATTTGAGCTTTTACAGGAGAGAGCTTACCTAGCTGCTCGTTGACAATCGCCGCGCTTTTTTTCAAAATCGTCATAGCCTGAATAAGCTCAATCGGCATTTGCTCTGAGCCAATTTGGAAGTTCTCCTTGCTGCGCTGTGTTTGTGCACCCCATAATTTATTAGCAGGTACTTTAATTTCACCCATTGTATCCTTTTCAATACGGTATTCCATTTGAAAACCACTCCTTTATCATTAGTTTTCCCTATTATTTTAGGGGGAAACATTATTTAAATAATTCAGGGTACATTTCTTTCGCTAATATTTCCATCCCGTCGATTGTGTTGTAGCCATAGCCGAATAAATAGTTATAATCAACGATATAAATTTCCTTGTTTTTAATTGCTTTCATACTTGATAGCTTAGGGTTTTCATAAATTGCATCGCGTACATGGGATAAGTCTGAGCCATCAAAGTTCGGTAAAATTAATACATCTGGGTCTGTAGAAATGAGCGTTTCAAGACTTACGTCACCAGTTACATCTTTAAATACATTATCTAGCTTTACCATATTAAAAGCGTCATGGAAAAATGATTCCCCATGTGCTGACCAAACATATAAGTCCTTAGGGTCATTTGTATGCAAGTAGGCAAATGTTTTATTTTCTGTAATGCTCTCTAAACCTCTTGCAATGGCCTCTTCTTTTGCTTTTAATTCATCAATAAAACTTTGTGCTTTATCTTGTACGCTGAAAATATGGCCAAGATTTTCAATGTCCTTATAAACAGAGTCGTATGTACCACCTGTGACAGACGATTCTAATACATATGTTTTCACGCCCATTTCATTTAATGAGTCAACTGTACCAACGCCCCAATCGGCATTGTCAAACAGTCCACCTCGACCATATACTAAATCAGGGTTTGTACCAAGGGTTACCTCTTTACCAACATATTCAGAGCTTAAAATTGGCAGTTTTGCATAGTCTTCAGCAACTGTAGGATCTGGTGCTCCGAAATCTGCGCCAACCCCAACGATTTTATCGCCAAGTCCTAAATGTAGCAATAGCTCCGCAGCAGGGCGTGTATTCGCCATAATACGTTCTGGTGCTTTATCAAATACTTGCTCCTTCTTTGTCCACTCACTTCCACCTTCAGCCTTTGCGAAGTTTTCGATTGTTAGAGGATAATGTGCTTCACTTGCTTTTTCCTCTGTTTTCTTATCTGATGAATTGCCGCAAGCTGCTAGCAATAGCATTGTCGCTAAACCGATACCAAGTAATGTTTTCTTTTTCATAATGATCCTCCTAAACCATAAGCAAATCCTAATCCGTTTGTCACAGGATTGATGTACGTTTGGCATTTTATTTGATATAAAGCTTCAATTGTAGCTGGTGTTAATACTTCAGTTGGTGTACCATGTGCATAGATTTCACCATCTTTGACTGCATATATGTAATCGCAGTAATGTGCAGCCATTTCTAAATCGTGAAGGGCAGCAAGCACGCCGATATTTAATTCCTTTACACAGGATAGTATTTCGATTTGATAACGAATATCTAGGTGATTCGTCGGTTCGTCTAAAATCATAAATTTAGGCTGTTGGGCAATTGTTCGTGCTAAAATGACACGCTGCTTTTCACCACCTGATAAGGACAGGAAGCTGCGCTCTTTATAGGATTGCAAATTTGTACGTGCCAATGCCTCTTCTACAATTTCATAATCTTTCCCCGTATCCGATTCGAGCATTTTTTTATGTGGTGTTCTACCTAACATAACCATTTGGTGGACAGATAAATCGAAGTGCATTTCATTAAATTGTCCAACGACACCCAGCTGCTGTGAAACCTTTTTTTCAGGTGATTTCAACACATTTAAATCATCTAAAAAAACAGATCCTTGCTTTGGCATCAAGCTTTTATAAATGCTTTTTAGCAAGGTAGACTTCCCGCAGCCATTTGGACCAATTAAGCCGACAAATTGCTTCTTTTTCACGATGACAGAGACGTTTTTGACAATGTCCTTTTTTCCAAATGTAACGGCAATGTTTTGTGCTGTTAGTTCCATCGTTTACCCTCCAAAGTTGTAGCCTTTTTTAATAATCATATAAATGAACAGTGGCGAACCAATAACAGATGTAATAATACCGATTGGCAATTCTACATTGGCAATAAGCGTTCTTGATAGGATGTCTGCCCAAATCATAAACAGACCACCTAATAGCAATGTGCCAAGCATGAGTCGCTTATGGTCAGCACCGAAAATACCACGTGCGATATGTGGAATAATTAAACCGACAAAGCCAATCATTCCTGCATAAGCAACCATTGTTCCTGTAACAAGCGCTGTTAGCACCATATACAGCTTGCGGAAAATACTTAAATTAATGCCTAGCGTAATTGCTGATTCATCGCCTAGCAGCATCGTATTTAAAATGCGATGTTGGAACAGGAAGAAAATTGCGCCAAGCACAACGACGATAATTAAAATCGGCGTTTTCTCCCAGCTAGCAGAAGCTAAGCTGCCCATAGACCAAAAGGTAACAGTTTTAATTCCTTCTGCATTATTGGCAAAAAAGATAATCAAGCTAGAGAAGGAGCCACAAAGAGCGCCGATCACTACCCCTGATAAGACCAGTTTGACAGATGTTGCTTTGCCACCAATGCTTGATAATAGCAAAACAGCCATCGAGGTCAGCATAGCCCCTGTAAATGCACCAAATGCTACACCAAATTGAGCGAGTAGTGCATTGCTACCAAATCCAACAAGTATCGCAAAGGTAGCTCCTAAAGAAGCGCCTGAAGAAATTCCAAGTATGTATGGGTCAGCAAGTGGATTTTGCACAACTGCTTGCATAACAACGCCACATAAGGCAAGACCAATACCGATAAGTAAAGCAAAAATAATACGTGGCATTCTCACTTGCAAAATGATATTTAAATAGGATTCATTTTCTATATGCTCAAGTGAGCCGAGCTTGCCGTTAGTGATGGTATGCAAAAGTATGTCCATCGATTGCCTAAATGGGATACTCACTTGCCCGATAGATACAGAATACACAGCGGATAGCATAATGGCGCAAATTAATAGCAAAATAATTAAATAGTAGAGTTTGTTCGTTCTTGACGATTTTATAGCTTGTGTATCCAAAGGAAAATTCACCTCATTTTTTATTGATAATGATTATCATTATCGACTAATCCATTCTAATCTATATTTTTTGAAAAAACAATGCTGATTTTTCATATCCGATAAAAAATATTTCTCACGACATTGAAAAACGTTGAAACATCTTATATTTCTTATCATAATAAGTGAGGGGAGTGACAGAAGACAGCTTAACAGTATATGTTAATGTATATAGTGCGATTTCTATGCAATATACAATGGCTTTGAAAGGGAGATATGCACATGTTTGTTCAAATGAAATACTTTATTGTCAAGGTAGGTCATTCATATAAAGTAATCGATTGCTTTGTGCGCAAGTATGGCGAAGGACCATCGATTATGGAACAACAGCAAGGTTTTTTAAATAAAGAATTGTATGTGAAAAAAGTGGATACAAATAGTGAAGAGGTTGTTGTACTAATTTATTGGGAATCTGAGGCACATTGGAAAAATTATGATAATTGTATCTCATCAAATGAACAACTACAATTTGCACAATTGGACTATATTCTTGAATGTTGTTATACAAACTTTCAAGTTAAAGGAGAAGTATAGATGAAAAAATGGATTTATAGCTTGGCTGTTATTACATTAGGTTTATTTATAATGCTACGTTTCAGCTATGAAACGCCGACATTCATGTCTTTTGATGAAAATTTAGCAAAATTACTTGGTGGTAATGAACTCATTATTTTTTTCCATTATATCGGTGAGCCTATTTTCGTTGTAATCGTAGCGCTAATCCTTGTTTTTTGGCAATGGAGAAAGGGGAATTATCGTGCGATTGTCTTTGTATTATTGACGATTGCAGCAGGCAATGTACTTAATCAATTATTAAAAAAATGGATTGAGCGTCCCCGCCCAGATATTGCAGATCAATTATTATCTTTTAGTTTTCCATCAGGGCATTCAATGACAGGGGCATTGTATTTATTAACAATCGCTTATTTGTTATCAGAGGGGCTAGGACGTAGCAAAAAAGCATTGCTTGTTTGGCTTGTTGCTATCATTTTAATATGCTTTATCGGCTTATCGCGCATTGCGGAAAGTCGCCATTTTGCTACAGATGTCTTGGCAGGATGGAGCGTTGGCTATACTTGGTTTGTTGTATGTATGATGTGGTATGAGCGTGGTAAGAAGAGAGCTGTTGAGAAAATAGGTTAAGCCTATTTTCTCAACGGCTTTTTGAATGTTGGGCTATTACATAAAATATTTCCTAATAAAATAAAGTTGTCTAAAGGAAACTTGTTGCGTATAATACGATTAAGCTAGTTAAAGAGAGGAAATAATTATGGATGATAATGTATTATTAGCACTCGGTTTAACACTTTTTGCAGGTTTGGCAACGGGTGTAGGTAGTTTAATAGCATTCTTTACCTCAAGAACCAATACAAAATTTTTATCTGGTGCACTTGGTTTTTCAGCAGGTGTTATGATTTATGTATCGCTTGTTGAAATTTTTGTAAAGGCAAAAGATTCATTAACGCATGCGCTCGGTGAAACGAACGGTTATTGGATGACGCTTGCAGGCTTTTTCGGAGGAATGATTTTTATCGCATTAATTGATAAATTTATTCCGAATAAAAATAATCCACATGAAGTGCGTACTGTTGAAGATGTAAATGCAGTGGAAGGAAAGCCATTAGCGGATGCAGATAAACTCATGAAAATGGGGACATTTACAGCATTAGCAATAGCGATTCATAACTTTCCAGAAGGTATCGCCACATTTATGTCTGCATTGCAAGATCCGAATTTAGGGATTGCGATTGCCATAGCAGTTGCAATTCATAATATTCCAGAAGGAATTGCTGTTGCTGTACCAATTTTCTTCGCAACAGGTATTCGTATGAAAGCTTTTCGCTTATCGCTGCTATCTGGTTTAGCAGAGCCTGTTGGGGCATTTGTTGCTTATTTAATTTTAATGCCATTTTTAAATGATGTAATGTTCGGTGTCGTATTTGCCGGTGTAGCAGGTATTATGGTATTTATTTCACTAGATGAGCTATTGCCAGCAGCAAAAAAATATGATGAAACACATATATCTATTTATGGTTTAGTGGCCGGTATGGCTGTGATGGCGATTAGCTTAGTAATGTTAGCATGATAAAAAGTCGATTTGCACCAAATATTTTGGTAGCAATCGACTTTTTGTATTCAAATATAAATATCTCGATCCCAAAAGCGTTGCTTTGCGATATTTTGGATAAATTGCTGTGAGAAATTTGGATTTGCTGTAGCAAAAAGAATACCGTCACTTGCTTTTGCCCGCGTTGCATTGAAAAATGGCACTCCTGTTGTGGCAATCCCGATCGGCTTATAGTTTTGATAAACTTGGCGAATGAAGGCAGTCATATCGCTATTAAATTTTGCCTGATTTGCTGACGTGCCACCAACGACATATAATGCATCATATAAAACAGGAGAAGTCGTTAAAAACGTAGCATCTACTTCAAACGTTTGCCCATTTACAGCTTTTACAGACTCAAATGTTTCTGCAATCATTTGATAGCGCACACCATAACGTTTAAATTCCTTAGTAACCTGCTCTAGCTCTTGGGCATTAAATTGATTACCAATAATAATCGCTACACTTAAAGTTTGCGGAACGAATACGGTATTTTGCTGGCTTAGTGCAGGAGAGGATGCTGTGACATCAACTTGTTGATTTGTTGGTTTATTTACTGCAAGACGTTCAGCGAGCGTTGTGGCTAGTGAATAATCGATATGTGCAAGCATATCAACGACTTGCTGCCGAACACTATGGCTCTCGACTTTCCCTACCTCAAAGGAAAAGGCATCTAAAATATGCTGTTTTTCTACAGGTGACATACTATTCCAAAAAAGTCGTGCTTGTGAGAAGAAATCATCAAACGACTTGCTGCGTCCTTGAATAACACGTCCTTCTACCTTTTCAGGATAATGCACATAGCCACCTTCTGCTGCAGTGCTTGTAGCAGGTGTATTGTTCGCTAAAGAATTTTTATGATAGCTTACTTTACCAGTATTAATCATTTGGCGGCTGAAGCCATTGCGTTGGTTATTGTGAAAAGGGCAAAGTGGACGGTTAATCGGTATTTCCGTAAAGTTAGGACCACCTAAACGCAATAGCTGGGTATCTAAATAAGAAAATAGCCGTCCTTGCAGCAATGGGTCATTTGAAAAATCAATGCCCGTTACGACATTACCTGGATGAAAGGCTACTTGTTCAGTTTCTGCAAAAACATTATCGACATTGCGATTTAAAGTGAGCTTGCCGATTGTTTTGACAGGAATGAGCTCCTCAGGCCAAACCTTTGTAGCATCTAATAGATCGAAATCATATTTAAATTCATCTGCTGGATCAATCATTTGCACACCAAATTCATATTCAG belongs to Lysinibacillus louembei and includes:
- the fumC gene encoding class II fumarate hydratase, which translates into the protein MEYRIEKDTMGEIKVPANKLWGAQTQRSKENFQIGSEQMPIELIQAMTILKKSAAIVNEQLGKLSPVKAQMIRQVADEILYGQWDDQFPLVVWQTGSGTQTNMNVNEVIANRANQILQEVGEGAIIHPNDDVNKSQSSNDTFPTALHIAAVLKVEDYLLPRLRLLKETFANKAEQFKDIIKIGRTHLQDATPLTLGQEISGWVAMLEKSERMIQHNIEYMKELAIGGTAVGTGINAHPEFGERVAAEISQLTNKAFISAPNKFHALTSHDEAVVAHGALKALAVDLMKIANDVRWLASGPRSGIGEITIPENEPGSSIMPGKVNPTQSEALTMVVTQVVGNDATIAFAASQGNFELNVFKPVILYNFLQSTQLLADAMKSFNNHCAEGIDPNLEVLQHNLENSLMLVTALNPYIGYENAAKIAKKAHKEGTTLKAAAIATGLLTEEQFEQYVDPKTMIYPNVK
- a CDS encoding ABC transporter substrate-binding protein, encoding MKKKTLLGIGLATMLLLAACGNSSDKKTEEKASEAHYPLTIENFAKAEGGSEWTKKEQVFDKAPERIMANTRPAAELLLHLGLGDKIVGVGADFGAPDPTVAEDYAKLPILSSEYVGKEVTLGTNPDLVYGRGGLFDNADWGVGTVDSLNEMGVKTYVLESSVTGGTYDSVYKDIENLGHIFSVQDKAQSFIDELKAKEEAIARGLESITENKTFAYLHTNDPKDLYVWSAHGESFFHDAFNMVKLDNVFKDVTGDVSLETLISTDPDVLILPNFDGSDLSHVRDAIYENPKLSSMKAIKNKEIYIVDYNYLFGYGYNTIDGMEILAKEMYPELFK
- a CDS encoding ABC transporter ATP-binding protein; the encoded protein is MELTAQNIAVTFGKKDIVKNVSVIVKKKQFVGLIGPNGCGKSTLLKSIYKSLMPKQGSVFLDDLNVLKSPEKKVSQQLGVVGQFNEMHFDLSVHQMVMLGRTPHKKMLESDTGKDYEIVEEALARTNLQSYKERSFLSLSGGEKQRVILARTIAQQPKFMILDEPTNHLDIRYQIEILSCVKELNIGVLAALHDLEMAAHYCDYIYAVKDGEIYAHGTPTEVLTPATIEALYQIKCQTYINPVTNGLGFAYGLGGSL
- a CDS encoding FecCD family ABC transporter permease, with translation MLSAVYSVSIGQVSIPFRQSMDILLHTITNGKLGSLEHIENESYLNIILQVRMPRIIFALLIGIGLALCGVVMQAVVQNPLADPYILGISSGASLGATFAILVGFGSNALLAQFGVAFGAFTGAMLTSMAVLLLSSIGGKATSVKLVLSGVVIGALCGSFSSLIIFFANNAEGIKTVTFWSMGSLASASWEKTPILIIVVVLGAIFFLFQHRILNTMLLGDESAITLGINLSIFRKLYMVLTALVTGTMVAYAGMIGFVGLIIPHIARGIFGADHKRLMLGTLLLGGLFMIWADILSRTLIANVELPIGIITSVIGSPLFIYMIIKKGYNFGG
- a CDS encoding antibiotic biosynthesis monooxygenase family protein, which translates into the protein MFVQMKYFIVKVGHSYKVIDCFVRKYGEGPSIMEQQQGFLNKELYVKKVDTNSEEVVVLIYWESEAHWKNYDNCISSNEQLQFAQLDYILECCYTNFQVKGEV
- a CDS encoding phosphatase PAP2 family protein produces the protein MKKWIYSLAVITLGLFIMLRFSYETPTFMSFDENLAKLLGGNELIIFFHYIGEPIFVVIVALILVFWQWRKGNYRAIVFVLLTIAAGNVLNQLLKKWIERPRPDIADQLLSFSFPSGHSMTGALYLLTIAYLLSEGLGRSKKALLVWLVAIILICFIGLSRIAESRHFATDVLAGWSVGYTWFVVCMMWYERGKKRAVEKIG
- the zupT gene encoding zinc transporter ZupT; this translates as MDDNVLLALGLTLFAGLATGVGSLIAFFTSRTNTKFLSGALGFSAGVMIYVSLVEIFVKAKDSLTHALGETNGYWMTLAGFFGGMIFIALIDKFIPNKNNPHEVRTVEDVNAVEGKPLADADKLMKMGTFTALAIAIHNFPEGIATFMSALQDPNLGIAIAIAVAIHNIPEGIAVAVPIFFATGIRMKAFRLSLLSGLAEPVGAFVAYLILMPFLNDVMFGVVFAGVAGIMVFISLDELLPAAKKYDETHISIYGLVAGMAVMAISLVMLA
- a CDS encoding catalase, whose translation is MKDNHDNENKKLQQLNEYKVNNDGTKMTTNQRVRISNDEESLKAGLRGPTLMEDFHFREKITHFDHERIPERVVHARGYAAHGEFELYESMSEFTRAHFLQKAGTKTPVFVRFSNVVGSSGSNDTARDVRGFAVKFYTEEGIFDLVGNNIPVFFIQDAIKFPDIIHAVKPEPHNEIPQASSAHDTFWDFVANNQETAHMIMWLMSDRAIPKNYRMMEGFGVNTFRFVNASGQSKFVKFHWKPVLGVHSLIWDEAQKIGGADPDFQRRDLWEAIEAGFYPEYEFGVQMIDPADEFKYDFDLLDATKVWPEELIPVKTIGKLTLNRNVDNVFAETEQVAFHPGNVVTGIDFSNDPLLQGRLFSYLDTQLLRLGGPNFTEIPINRPLCPFHNNQRNGFSRQMINTGKVSYHKNSLANNTPATSTAAEGGYVHYPEKVEGRVIQGRSKSFDDFFSQARLFWNSMSPVEKQHILDAFSFEVGKVESHSVRQQVVDMLAHIDYSLATTLAERLAVNKPTNQQVDVTASSPALSQQNTVFVPQTLSVAIIIGNQFNAQELEQVTKEFKRYGVRYQMIAETFESVKAVNGQTFEVDATFLTTSPVLYDALYVVGGTSANQAKFNSDMTAFIRQVYQNYKPIGIATTGVPFFNATRAKASDGILFATANPNFSQQFIQNIAKQRFWDRDIYI